In Microplitis mediator isolate UGA2020A chromosome 2, iyMicMedi2.1, whole genome shotgun sequence, a single window of DNA contains:
- the LOC130663763 gene encoding speckle-type POZ protein B-like encodes MRKRQRKITDDLKKLYNSQINSDVTFIVGNEKFKAHKIILSARSPVFSAMFTHKMKENRDNKVAIPDIEPKIFNKLLEFIYTDEINDLDMDAVSLLEAADKYQLLTLKSLCEKSLSKSVSIDNAIALMILADLHNANQLFERVLELIIKNNEDVIDTPEYKILEESKPLLLTKLIKKQVTLIKNNASKDEK; translated from the exons ATGCGAAAACGACAGCGTAAAATAACTGATGATCTTAAAAAACTCTATAATAGTCAGATAAACAGTGACGTTACTTTCATTGTGggtaatgaaaaattcaaagctCACAAGATCATACTGTCAGCTCGCAGCCCTGTATTTTCCGCAATGTTCACCCATAAAATGAAGGAAAACAGAGACAACAAAGTTGCAATACCTGATATAgaacctaaaatttttaataaactgttGGAGTTTATTTATACTGacgaaataaatgatttagaTATGGATGCTGTGAGTTTATTGGAAGCTGCAGATAAATATCAATTGTTAACACTAAAAAGTTTATGCGAAAAATCGTTATCTAAGTCCGTCAGTATTGATAATGCGATTGCATTGATGATTTTAGCAGATCTGCATAATGCTAATCAATTATTCGAACGTGTgcttgaattaataataaaaaataacgaagATGTCATTGATACTCcagagtataaaatattagaaGAATCTAAACCACTGTTATTaacgaaattaattaaaaaacaagtgACTTTGATAAAGAATAATG ctTCAAAAGATGAGAAATAA